The genomic stretch CCTTCATATGACTGATATGGGATCTAATTTAGAAGTAAAAAAGTAATTAATTTCAGGTACCTTGGAGGAATAACAAGTCCGATTTTGGTGTATAACATTAGGACATGCCATATTTGTGGTTGCATAGGGGTAGTTCTCTGCTGTGGTTTACCCATTATGCTTAATGTACTCAGAGGCTTTATCAATGAAACCTCCACAGCAAGCCCAACTGAGTTTCTCACAATCAACTAGTTGTTGCTCAGAAAGGTTCAATAGCTCTCCAGTCATGATTTTGTTGATGCCTTCAACTGCTGCTACCGCCGAGAAAGCCCAGCAAGAAGCTGTAATGTAAAGATATCGTGTAGAAATAAATCAAATCCGTCCCCCTTTTTGTAGAGACAATAAAGGAATAAGCAATTGTACAATTCTGATATATTACAAATTGGAAAAAGAAGCTAGATATATCAACACAAAATAGACGGTTCCCCACTTTCGGCACAAGGGTAAATCGCCTAACAAAATAAACTCAATCCCTTGAGATattaagggcccatttgattttgtttctgctgTAGAAAcattaattttttccttttttgtactAGGGAACGATTTTTGGAATTGGAAagaggtgttttttttttttttttttttttttctggaaacgTTTTCAATAGTGTAGTCATGTTCAAGATACGAGCGAAGGCACACGTTGTAGGTATACGGCTCATGAGTGGTCAGAGTTGTATGTATGCTTCGTgcagatgagcttcagaaggatggaGGCAGTCTAGAAttgtgagcttcgcacaaccaggttggaGTCACCGCTTTTGATtgtgagaagtttcaacaatgggttggggctggggttggggttggggttgaggTTGGGGTAGttcgagtgaagtatcggggttttcacaatttttgtcactCTTACTGTTTTTAGAAGcagaaaaataagtttgacttgtttcttcattcctgtttctagacacagaaataaacataaatttctatttttattttgaaaaacaattgaaatgaaaaaaaaaaaataataataataaaatagttTTTGggatgtttttctatttttgaacacaaaaaaatgaaaaaaaaaaacacatttctgaaaacaaaatcaatcaaGGCCTAAATCTCGGGAACATATCTATGATCATCGCTAATATCATACTTACAGCACCCGGAGCCTTGGGACTTCACAGGGGTGACATCACTCTTTCTCTCCAATCGACAGAGTCTGGGATGTCTTTTAACTTTCGTTGGTACATGAAACCACCATTAATATCATTCCCTTCAGGTTGCAGCTGCAAGCTTTCATAACTTGGATTGTTGCAACAAGTGACAGTGTGGACCTCATCCTCAATCATGTCACTAAGCCAGTTCAGCTTCAACTTGTACTGATTGGCATCTTTCTTATTGAATTCATGAACGTACTTTGCCTCCTCTTTAAACAAACTGAAGTGAATCTGCTTTTCAAAGAGGTCTCGAGAAACTTTGTAATATTTGCTCCACCTCTCATACAAATTCTAGACATTCTTCAGTTTCTAATtcttgtaagattttcaattaggtggACTAACATAGTCCAAGATTTATTTCCAATActgatttagtggtgttgattacagatggagtaagtagaaagaatccaataatggcaagtgatctctatggagatattggattttattagtGCACCTTAAtagtataaaatatatattactatgtgtggacctaagttattgtttccttaatagggaggaaaccctaatttctttacttggtccctaccctcacccctatatatagttatcactgacccattaagtgaggctaatgacctaaaacgaaaaggaaagagggtagaccagaccaacattaaTCTTGCTGTGCAAGGAGCATAagagaagacattgaggaggtGTTATTCTTTAGCTATGGATTCAAGTATGCCTAAAACATTTATTTTTAGTGTTTATTATACATGCTCATCGATCTCTATGAATCGTTTTCGCATTCATTTTCTATCAATTCCCTCTCATCAAACTCGAAACAGTGGGTTAAGCCCATGATAATCACTAGAGTCAGTGAGAGAGCAATGACAATTGCATTAATCTTTCTCATGTCCATTGCTTTCAAGCTTTAGTGAGAATTTCGGCTTCCTGCTGTGAGCTTATATAGAAAGAATGTTGGAAGGAGATTAATAAGGACAAAGAAGAATATTAATGAAGAATTGACTATTAAAACCTGATGATAACATATCAAAAAGGGTTACCCAGACAAACAACGTGGGAAGCATTTATCTTGCTTACTAGTGCACTGAATAGGATAGCCGCCCCACTGAAGctcatttatttttgaaataaaatctttgtgtttgatctttTGTTTAAGCTATATATTTCTGTGGTATactttaccaataaaaaaataataaaaaatctgtCGTCTAGGCTTTAGTCTTTTGtaccttctttttatttattttattttttattatagatTCTTCGAAGTTTCTTCTAATATATTCTCCACTTAGAAGAACTGACCAATAATAATAGATAAAATTTGATTGTTacccaagtagctgcaacccaatgagggatttaaaaaaaaattaaaatttagaggGGCCTTTTTGAAAATACCAATAGATTTATCAAGCTATAACTAAGGTTACAAAAGTCTTTGTAatatattttaccaaaaaactgTTTTAACATctgaaaattaaaaggaaaacaatGGATTGAATTTGGAAATCGAATGAACACTAGGCTAACATAGTAGTGGCAGTTTTGACTTGAAGAATAAGAGGTTGTGGTATCGAATCCTATCGTATACAAGTTTGTGTGGGTGGGTCATGAGTGTATGTAGAAATAGGTGGCCATTTAgcagaaaaaaaatctgaaaaatatttattttaaaaaaatctgaaaaccaAAGCAATAACCAACCATCTTATCCTAAAACACAAATGAAAATCAGTTTAGATTTTCATGAAATTGAttgaaaatcaaatcagatcgaTCAATCGAATCTAAACCAAAATTTTAGAaaacattataaaaaaaaaaaaatgttttccttcGATTTGGCCTAATATTAAAATAGAATCTGATCAAAATCCGGCTgaactgaccgattgacacttGCATATAGGAAATTGTCGGTATAGTTCCAAATAATCCTAGAGTTGGTCCTCAAATATGAAAACCCAGTGTTGGAATCTGCCATTTTGAAATGACAATTATCGAAATTGATGGATTTGATTAAGGATTTTAATCACGAAATCGGAGATAAACTCGGTATCTGTTGATTACTTGGCCTGATCCAATCTAAttctaatggttttttttttattatttctttttatagACAATTACGATTAAAGGTGTGCTTAATATTGTCGGGCTTGTAGCCGTCATAGTCTCATAGACTCTTAATGTCtaccaaaaaacacaaaaactcctaatcttcttttcttttgagtccATTATTTATGGAGACATTTTGTGTTATCAGAGAATCGAAACTGACCAGAGGTTAGGGACGATGATGTGACATATTGGTCCTAATATCATCAGATGTGGTATATCATAAGGAGTTTGACTGAGGTGGAAGGTAACTGTTCATTTCAGGTTTCTATTTTAACCTCAGGAGTTACCTTCAAACTAACAAAAACCAAGggcaatataattttttttggtagaagggaAATATAACTTAcggtaggggtgcaagtttggtccTAGCGGCTCAAAACTGCTCTGGCCCACCTTGAGCTCGAACATGATTTTAGTTAAGATTTCTAACCCTAAGGGCAAGTTAAAGTTGAAAAACATTGACTTTGaaacaaggttgggttgggcctatgAGTcaatatttgtttgtttgtttgtttgttttgtttgtttgttttttgttttgttttttttttttaatgcataaaACACAAAATGtttaaaacaaaatcaattgTCAAGGTCAATTAAGGCAACTTGGCCCAATTAGGGTCAAATGGGGCCAAATTGGGTTGGCATGAACCCAACAGGATTGGGCCTAAGCATGAACCTGACAGGGTtagattgaattgaatttgatttgagttTTGGAGACCTAGGGTTGAGATAGCTTTATAAGAGACCTAGGGTTGAGATAGCTTTTTAAGAAACCTagttcaacccaaccctatttcATCCCTAATTTATGGGGAGGGTCTTGAATCTTAGAATTAGAGATTTTAGTGAAGGAActagagagagaatgtgaggCCATACTATTGTGAGGAGACATGTGATTTTCCCTTATAATTCTGGAAGGTTCTAAAAGTTGATAAATATCATAGGGGCTTGGGACATTTTTTTGGGGGATAAGGACTTGCCACACAAACAATGTGGCAAGCATTTGTATGTCTTGATAATATTTGGGTGGGTGCAAATTGGGTCTATCCATGGCATCCAATCCAAGCCCCAATACACCCTAAACCCGCCTGATTCCTTGCCTCAAGCGGCTTTCTTAACTAAAAGTGTAATGGACCTATGTATGGGCTTTAGTTAAAGTTCATGTAATAGGTTTACATATTTTAGCAGTTAGAATGGGCTTATTTAAACTTTCATTATCAGTGGGGCTTTAATAAAATCTTATGAGGAATATTTAAAATGGCAATTAGTCCATGTCCCTGCTCCCTACCAACCTTAATTCACTGCTCTAGTTGTGGGGTCCAGAGATTCTCTTTGCTCAAGTATCCAATTTTAATCCCAATAGGGGTTGGCTAAGTGGTAaatcaaaatatgaaaatatttaagGTGTTAAAACGCAAACATTACCAATCAAATCGACCGAACCGGACTGAAAAAACACGAATTAAACTGGTTCTTTATCGGGCTAGCTTCGGATTTGGGTATTATGGAATTGGTTGAAACCTGGATCGCATTGGACCGATCAAAAAACACACTGAATTTGTAAATCGGACAGGAACTGTTGTTTTCGATAAATATTTGTACATATACATGGTAAACTGAATCTAAATtagattgaaattgaaatcaattggCCCAAATCTTCATTTATCgggttggtttcggtttcaccCATTCTCAATCGTACTAAAACCGGACCAGATCAACTGATTGATACCCTTAAAAATATTCACTACAACAGGTAGGCATGCCAATATATGGAtggttgagaaaaaaaaatatgtatgatCTATGATCGAACATATATGAGAGAATGTTTgatttaaattaagaatgaaattTGACAAAATAAGCTACCTAGAGGTCCAGACTACTTCATAAATATTCAACAGTAAAAAAACTACCACATGGACACTCCATATTGTAGAAATAGATGAAAAACTCTCATCACACATTCACTTGGCACGAGTGTGAAATGCAAACTCGCATTTTCCTAGCTTGATCACATAATATATGAGTGTACATGTGAAACTAATGAATCTTCTCTCCATCTGCAtgaaatcatccataaataccaTGACATTACCACTAGCTAGGTAGGTATATCTGTTAGAATTATGCACATAAAATTAATCAATCTCTAACCACAAGATGCAATACTGTTTAGTGGATGTGATTCATTGTGACATGGGAGGAAACCAATTATATCATATCATCACTCTAAAAAAGAAAGCTCAAGGTCcggattttattcataatctCCCTTCTCCCCAAGTCCATTCCACGGTTGgatttctccctcttttctgacaatgaaagaagaaaactgGACCAAGGCAAGATAGAAAGAGGAAGTTTTATAGTGATATTGCTCTAGTCTTGAACTTTTGACTATCCAAGGTGTAAACATGTATTTATTAGGAAGTTGGATACAATTACATTTAATTATTTTGGTGttatttaatttcaaatttggtttaacACATTGTTTTATAATCGAGTTCTTCTAAATTCATAACACTGTTCTTATGAAATTAACATTGAAATTATAGATCAATACATGAACAAATTCGATACCAATTATGACATCCGTGGCCAATTTCTGAAATTGGCAACACTAagtacaaaaaataagaaatatcaaaataaaaatataaaaaaatctagACGTAGACATCATTAGTCATTACCATAATTGAAGTTCATAGAAGTGCCATATTAAAAGTTAAATCTTGAAAATTTAAGATAATATAAACAGATTGTGGGGAGGGAGGAGATAAGGTAGAGGTCCTAGAGGATAACCTTGCGAAATCGGTGAATCAGATCGGAAATTGGCACCTGGAGTCCCTAATAGATTCGGATGGCGATTCCAAGTCATCCGACGGTTAAAAGTATGCTAGTATGGGGAGGTatagaagattctatttttcacCTATACAATGGAACTCATATGATCAAAACGGGGGATATCATATCATATGATCACGACGAGGGATATTGAAAGGGCATGAACTATGGGTTTGAAATTCTGTATCAGATTGGATGTGGTTGGGTGAGGAATTCCAATTTCAACCGATCTGGATCGGATTGATCTGCTTTGACATAATTTGGTGGCTATCCAAatcgaaattttttttctatgatgAAAGCAGAGGCCCGATGGATCAATCAatgacttggaggagtatataatgtataatCGTTTGGTTGATCCTGTATGTGTCTCATGTACTCTGCCTTACAACAAGCCTCCATCACCACAATCACCATTCCCTATCTCGAAAGCAACATTAGTTCTTCCCCTTCTTGTTTCAAGCACATTGTTGTCTTCTCAATGATTGTGATAGAATGCCAAATAATGAAGAAGATTTATACAGAGATAGTTGAGTTATTCTTTGAAGATATGCTCAAATACCCCAATTAATGCACTTGGATGTATAGTATTGAGTCTTATTATGTTGTACATAAGTGTGAGCTATTTATAGAGGAAGTGGGTTAGAAATTGTGTCTAACAAACACTTTTTATCTCTGTCGGTAAATTATCTGGTAGCATTTGGTAATTACTGGATGAGGTATCCGTTGGAGAAATAGATCCATTGGATCTTGAATATATCTGTTAGGCAACTTTCAAAACTATTCTGTAAGCATCCGATTAGCCAGAATAGTTACCAGAAGGCATCCGGTAGTTACTAGTAGAGTCCAATAGTTACCGGTTTCTCTCGAGTCATTAAAAGTCTGTCAAGTTCTGTGAAAACATAACTAAACCGGTAGTTACTGTTTCCTACCGGTGGTTCCCTGTAGGCCTCTGGTTTTTGGCTTATTCAGACAGATTGTATGAAAATAGTCATATCTTTCTCGTCCAAACTTGGATTGAGATGATTCAAGTGACGTTGGATTAAAAAATCAATGTTCTACAACTTTGCAGAAGAAAATCATCTTCAGATACTGTCATTGAAATAACTAAGGTGCCCTTGAACATGAACCATGCTGAAGTCATAGCAATTGTCATGACATgtcataaacaacatgtatcCAAACTTATTTGGGTCTTGTTACGTAGTCATTTGGCATCACTTAGGTACATTCTAGGTTAATATAAACTTAAGGATGTAATGTGTAATGCATGCTTATGAGATGTAGTGTAATGCTTGTGTATGGTGTGTGCATTATTATATTGAGCTACACTTAaggtcttctttcttcttgcagTTGGTTCTAAAGAGTCTTCATGTTAACCTTGCATGATGTCTTATATGTACTTCAATGCACTACAAGACTTTGATATTTCGAGGTCTAATACTCCTGCTACCTTTTTCAAGTCTTGATACCAAATTGTTAAAacttttcatttgatgacttcaatattcatttcttcctttcattcatcaaattcgatatttgatatgaaatctctataaaataatatttgaaagaaaattatgaatatctttatatgtttgttatcatcaaaacctactataggagtgtgggcatatccctaacaaagTTGAGCTTTTATAGGGCTCCAATCGAAGCTCCATTGAACGAACAAGGGGATGcaaagagaaagaggattgagcatgAAGAAAGGGTTCTGTAATAAAAAGGGGGTTTAGTTCATATAAGATACAATGGGTATTCTACCTATATGAGGGTAGCTTAGGTATTATGAAGAAAGTCTGGCTGACTTAACTGCCATTTCTGAAATGGCTAGGGACGGTAAATAGAATCTTTTGTATTTAGGGGGATGGGAGTGATATTATTGAAAAAGTGTAGAGGGAACTTAATATTCGGTCATAATTCAGGGGAGGAGAGTGATAattaatcaattttatttttaatttactAACTCACTTGTCAACTTGGTTTGATTACTAATGCACAAACTGCCTCAGTTAATCGAgtttttatggttttaaaacatgcattttgTGATAGGATTATTCACATTCTTAGGATAAGGTTGTGTAGTTTCTCATCCTCAAACTTTGCATATGGTAAAGCCTCGTGCACAAGATATGTCCTATTCACCTGATTTATCGAGAAATtagaatattttttcctttttattatgtAACCAAACTTCAATAGCATTACTAACAAAGACGAACATACATCATACCTTGTCACTGAGTCCCATGACTCAGCTCGTAGTACCTAATTGGAAATGCAGGTAATTAAGTGGATCTCAACACCCCCAACACAGGAGCATCCTTAATACTGCACCAAGCACCTAATGGTTTATTACGTCTCAGAAGAAATACGAGAGGATCATGATTTGATGGGACGAGAGGTAGTCATGGCTATGCCACACAGTCCCTCTCTGCCGTCGACATTTCGCCTTATTCTGATGTAACATTCTTATCCCCATTCACTTCCCCTTGAGTTCTTCAAAATCCAGTAATCTGCATGTCCCATTTTCACTCCCATAGGGATCCGGCTCGTCTCTAACGACTGGCGCTCCAATGAGCTTGCCGATGGTCGACACGTGGAAACGAAAATCCGACGGTTTCACGAACTTCCACCTGTTTCTCCTCCCGCTGAACGATCACAAAGGGGATCCTGAACGAGGATTTGAAACCCTATCTCGGACTCGCCGCTTGGTTCTTGCCGTCGTTGAGATAGCTCCAAATTGCCCATCAAATTCTGCTACTACAATAACTACAGCCTATCCCAGCCTCGTTACTTCTGTAAGGGCTGTCGTAGGTACTGGACCAGAGGTGGTTCTCTTGGTAACGTTTCCGTCGGCGGTGGTTGCCGTAAGAACCGCTGCTCTAAATCCTCCGCCAGGATTCCACCGCCCACCAACCCTGTCTCCCAGATGGTGATCCCATCATCGACTACTAGTATTAACAATGTCACGGACGCTTTGAATATCGATCTTGCGGTCGTGTttgctaaggctatgtttggtacctaaaaagagaagagaagaagtaaaACGGTGAGAGAATAAAAAGAgaatgtatgtttggttactaaGATAAGATAAGAGacgagaagaaaagagaagagaagaaaatagaagaaaagaaaaaaattttaaatttgaggaGAAGATAGACACTTAGaaaatcattatgtaatcattctttttttctcatcatgtttttatattttcttatgttttcttatgttttttacaaaattttttttaaaagaataaaaaaaaattcataattttcaagaaaaattttaaaatttaaaagataAATCTTCTATTAGGTGAAGACATATCAAGCGTAAAGAGAAATTTTTCACCTAACAAAAAACAgtacaaaaattataattatccttttttcttttcatctctcCCTGTTACCAAACACAGACTAAGACTAGTTCTTTAATCAGACTCAGAATTCGTGGTTCAATACTGTCATAATTAGGTGGATTAGAATTTCAGCTTAATGGATTCATCTTCCTCTGACCTTCTACAATTCCCAGGAGAAGAAAACTATAAGCAGAGCAGTGGCAGCGCCTAGAACAGAGCATTGATATGATAGGGTGTGATGATCTAGTTGCAGAGCTGCTCGAGGATACCTTTGCAATCGTTCAGCGAGAGGGGAGACAGGTCGAAGTAGACGAGCTGTCGGATTTATCGAAGTCTACGTGTCGACCATCGATAAGATCGTTGGAAGTTCACTGGAGCATCAGTCCTTGGAGACGAGCCAGATCGACACGTGGCGACGAACAAATCCGATGGCTCAACCACCTGCAACCCTCTTTCCACAGAACTCACCGCCGAGAAATCTGACACTCCTTCCCTTGTCTTATTTCTCCTCTCGGTGAACGATCACAGACCTCGCCGACGAAAAATCTGACTCAGTCTAGTCTCCTTCTGCTctatttttccctctcttctctatcCATACATGCTAATAGCCCTAACCTGCAAAGGGGCTTCTCTTATTTCTCCACTCGGTGAAAGATCGTAGACCTCGCCGACGTTTTAAAATCGATCTCGCAGGGGCTTCATTCAGAGGTTTCAGAGGCGAGCACGGGCACCGGCAAGAGGACTTTCAGAGATTTGCAATCGATCTCGCTTTAGGATTTGAAAGGCACAAACGAACAGTAAAGGTtcaattctttctctcttcttttgtttatcTGTCTCTGTGGATGAGGCTCTGTTGATTCTGTTGGGTTATATAAAAAATGATTACTGTTTTTGTCTCTGTGGACATGGCGGTTCTGttagtttattttttcattagaTACTCATATCTACAATTCACTAAGATGGGAATTGAGTCACTTGTTTTTAGTAGTAGTCATCTACTCTTTCGCTCATTGACTGGACTGCGATCATTCACCGGGAggagaaataagagaagggaaggaatgTGGAAGTTCGCGGATTTCTCGTCGGTGAGTTCTGAGAACGTTCAGCGATTGGAGAAAtaatagaagggaaaaaagggtTGCAGGTTGTTGAGCTGTCGGATTTATTCATCACCACGTGTCGAGCATCCACGAGGTCGTTGGATGCTCGTTGGAGCTGTCCGTCATTGGAGACGAGCCGTGTAAtgccccgcttcttaaacccggtctgatttcacggttgaaccggtttaaccatgcaggaaccgagccagaggatgttagagtgggttccttatgggctatgatggcacgggtgaccttaaacaccggctggcccgacaagtccgagctagtgccagaagagacgggagtgcccaaaccgtgtacgtgcacctaccacaAGGCTATGTACgtataaaacaggtattatatctgtactTTAGGTATATACACATGCTACATCGTATgtctggggtggggttcgcaccgaggtccgaacccggttaaaatcccaagtcttaGCTCTCGGGTGGGtaaaacaggtgggtacacccacccacctgagtgacccatccatcactattcacttaagtaggaatggcatataaagctttatgatttcttttctttccacttATTACCCTcatacgtttggtgagaaaagtaaagaggagagagaaaagaaagggaagaagaaaggaagaggaagaaaggaaggatttcagtggcgccgaagctagatcttgccatttcggtgccgggagagtaatcttcaactctagatctacagttggaggtaagaaaagttgggttttatgaacattcaccatacccatgctttaaacccttgattcgagtatggttttcttgagatcttgtaaataccctttgaaatgatgaatctaaggtttaatagatgatttatgtgttgatcttgaaggatttgaagagatattgacaaggtagaagaagcattgtgagttgagt from Macadamia integrifolia cultivar HAES 741 chromosome 14, SCU_Mint_v3, whole genome shotgun sequence encodes the following:
- the LOC122061731 gene encoding vignain-like, with product MGLSDKIHFSLFKEEAKYVHEFNKKDANQYKLKLNWLSDMIEDEVHTVTCCNNPSYESLQLQPEGNDINGGFMYQRKLKDIPDSVDWRERGKFTGPCEINRSHVVTIVGYGTENGTDYWIVKNSWGNNWGDEGYIYMQRGVTAKGIAMAASRPIKSSSGFSSATPTSSLKDVL